The Halorussus gelatinilyticus genome contains the following window.
GCTCAGCGCCGAGTGGAACGATGACCGAACGCAATACGACGCGACGACGGTTCCTGAAGGCATCGGCCGCGACGGTCGCGACCGCCGCAGTCCCCGCGACTGCGACCGCCGCCGAATCGCAGTGGACGGTCGCCGAGACCCCCACCGGCAACACCCTCTACGACGTGGAGTACGCCGCGGACGGTGCGTACGCCGTCGGTGCCGGCGGCGTCGCCCTGAAGCGGACCGCGAAGGGATGGACGAAGATTTTCGACGGCGGCGTCACCGGGAACGGCAACTCGCTGTACGGCGCGGACGTGACCGACGACGGCAAGCGCCTCTGGTTCGTCGGTTCGTCCGGCGCGGTCGGCGCGTACGACGTCGAGACGGGCACCCTCTACAACCACTCCAAGCCCGTCGGAAGTACGAACAACTTCAACGACGTGTCCGTGATGGGGCAGGCCGGCGAGGCCAACGTCTACGTCGCCGGCGACTCGGGCAAGATATACTACAGTTTCGAGAACGGCGCGTCCCAGACGTGGGACTACGTCACGCCCGGTAGCGGGGCCAGTCTCTCGGCCATCGACTTCCACGACGCGAAGTCGGGCCACGTCGTGGACACGAACCAGAAGGTGTTTCAGACCACCGACGGCGTCTCTTACACCGATATCGGCATCACCGACGCCAACGTCAACTTCTACGGCGTGGACAGCGACGCCACCGACGACGTGAGGGTCTCGGGCGGCGGCGGCACGGTCTTCCACTGGGACGGCGCGAACTGGACGCCGACCGACCTCGGCGACGCCGGTCTGAAGGACATCGAAGTCACGACCGACGACTCGGAAGGCCTCACCGTCGGCGGCGGCGGTAAGGTCTTCGACAAGACCGGCCTGAAGTGGGCACAGGACGCCACGCCGACCGGCCAGAACCTGAAGGCGGTCGTCCGCGGCGACGTGGACGTCGCCTTCGGCGCGGGCGGGACCGTCGTCGAGAAGTAGACGGGACGGTCCGGCCCGGTCCGGCAGCCGTTTCGACCCGGTTTCCGGCCTCGGCTTCAGCCCTTCACCCCCGACTTCCGCCCTTCGGCTCCGCCTCCCGCATTCGACTCCGCGCCTCGACCGCCGCGAATCGCGGTCTTACCACCGGGCAATAATTTTTAGTTCTCCCCGAACGTAGTGCCTTACCGGAGGGTGATTCCATGCTCGGGCAGAACCTACTACGCAGTGGTAACGCCGGAGTACCGAACGTCTCTTACTACGACCTCGCGCTCGCCGTCCTCCCGCTCCCGCTGTTGGTCGGTCTGCTGGCTGGCGAGGTGCTGGCGCTCCCGGTCCAGACCGGCGTGGCGGCGGGCGCGCTGGTGTCGGCGCTGGCGCTCGGTCACCTGCTGTTCCGGGACCCGCCGACGCGGCGCGGGCCGCGAGATAACAGCGACGTCGAGAGCGAAGGCCTCGGGAGCAAGGGCGTCGGCGGAAACGTCGGCAAATCGTCGCCCTGAATGCCTCTGTTGGGACTGAAGCGAAAAACGGTGAACCGAGAGTCGAGTGAGACCCGCTTATCGTGCGGTCGGCGTGATGTTGTCGCCCATCATCTGCTTGACCTGCATGGCCGCGCTCGCCGCGAGACCGCGGGCGACCTCGGTCTCCTCGTGGGTCACGAGGTCGTCGCCGTCGAAGTCTTCGAGGTCGGGCTGGAAGCCGGCGCTCACGGGGTGGCCGACCGGCGGTTGGACCGAGACTTGCGCCTGCGGTCCGCTCCCGTCGTCGGCGACCTTCGACCCGACGACGTACTCGTCGGGGAGGAACTCGCGGGTCTGGCTGGCGATAGCGGTGATACTGTCGCGGAGCGACTCCTTCTGCTCGGGGGAGAGGTCCGGAACGTCGGTCTCCGCGCGGTGGCCTGCCTGCGTCTTTCCGGGGACGCCCGCGTAGGGGGTATTTCCGTTCATCGGTCTGACGAACAGACCTTAGGTCCCAATGGCTTAAAAGCTCTCGGCTTCGGCAGACCGTGACACGGTTGCCGGCGAGCGGGTCAACAGATGGGTTCGCTCTCGCCGTAGGCCGCCACGACGACCGCCGTGGCGAACGTGCCGGGTTCGGCGTGAACGTCGGCGGTCCGAATCCGCTCGTCGGTGAACGCCCAGTCGCGTAGCTCGCGGCCCGCCGCCAGACCGGTCCGGACGCGCTCGGCGACGTCC
Protein-coding sequences here:
- a CDS encoding WD40/YVTN/BNR-like repeat-containing protein; protein product: MTERNTTRRRFLKASAATVATAAVPATATAAESQWTVAETPTGNTLYDVEYAADGAYAVGAGGVALKRTAKGWTKIFDGGVTGNGNSLYGADVTDDGKRLWFVGSSGAVGAYDVETGTLYNHSKPVGSTNNFNDVSVMGQAGEANVYVAGDSGKIYYSFENGASQTWDYVTPGSGASLSAIDFHDAKSGHVVDTNQKVFQTTDGVSYTDIGITDANVNFYGVDSDATDDVRVSGGGGTVFHWDGANWTPTDLGDAGLKDIEVTTDDSEGLTVGGGGKVFDKTGLKWAQDATPTGQNLKAVVRGDVDVAFGAGGTVVEK
- a CDS encoding DUF5811 family protein, coding for MNGNTPYAGVPGKTQAGHRAETDVPDLSPEQKESLRDSITAIASQTREFLPDEYVVGSKVADDGSGPQAQVSVQPPVGHPVSAGFQPDLEDFDGDDLVTHEETEVARGLAASAAMQVKQMMGDNITPTAR